One Arthrobacter sp. StoSoilB20 DNA segment encodes these proteins:
- a CDS encoding ATP-dependent DNA helicase RecG, producing the protein MITELELPLERRIGKRSAAVIEKHLGLKTTGALLNYFPRRYLSRGELTPISNLPLDEEVTLIARVLSNTTRQMRARRGSITDVVVTDEAGGSGAPGTLKVSFFNGFRAKAELQAGRRAMFSGKVTRYGGALGLTNPDFLLLDEDPEAEGSMDPEKLAAMPIPVYPATAKLTSWSIHKVITALLQTMDLDALEDPLPASIVRRDGLLSVAEAYRLIHSPETAKDWQRAQERFRYQEALVLQTALARRRAQLAAEEATARRPRPDGLLSSFDRNLPFTLTAGQSAVGKTLAEELARDTPMNRLLQGEVGSGKTIVALRAMLQVVDAGGQAALLAPTEVLAAQHFHSIRRTLGVLARDDVFGGAGMLGGDAGPDSVQVTLLTGSMPTAVRRQAMLDAASGNAGIVIGTHALLSDKTSFQDLGLIVVDEQHRFGVEQRDALRAKAQRPPHLLVMTATPIPRTVAMTVFGDLETSILDELPAGRAPISTHVVGLAENPGWVDRIWKRSREEVESGHQVYVVCPKIGTDDDGDFSPGEAEPSDSDLSDEGSARELASVAAVVESLLQEPSLSGVPVAPLHGRQDPQLKTETMASFAANQVKVLVSTTVIEVGVDVHNATLMVILDADRFGISQLHQLRGRVGRGGLPGTCLLVTTLEPGHPSRRRLEAVASTTDGFELSQEDLKLRREGDILGASQSGGRSTLKLLRVLEHEDIIARARTDAQGLVAEDPALQHQPGLASAIDEYLNPEKEAFLERG; encoded by the coding sequence ATGATTACTGAGCTGGAACTTCCCCTCGAGCGCAGGATCGGCAAGAGGTCTGCAGCAGTCATCGAGAAGCACTTGGGGCTCAAAACTACCGGTGCCTTGCTGAACTATTTCCCGCGCCGGTATCTGAGCCGTGGGGAGCTGACGCCCATCAGCAACCTTCCGCTGGATGAAGAAGTCACCCTGATTGCCCGGGTCCTGTCCAACACGACGCGCCAGATGCGGGCACGACGCGGCTCCATTACCGACGTCGTGGTGACCGATGAAGCCGGTGGAAGCGGGGCTCCGGGCACCCTGAAAGTCAGCTTCTTCAATGGTTTCAGGGCCAAGGCGGAACTTCAGGCCGGCCGCAGGGCCATGTTCTCCGGCAAGGTGACCCGCTACGGTGGTGCGCTGGGCCTGACCAATCCGGATTTTCTGTTGCTGGATGAGGACCCTGAAGCCGAAGGTTCCATGGACCCGGAAAAGCTTGCCGCCATGCCGATTCCGGTCTACCCGGCAACCGCCAAACTCACCAGCTGGTCAATCCATAAGGTGATCACGGCCCTGCTCCAAACCATGGATCTCGATGCCCTGGAAGATCCGCTTCCTGCAAGCATCGTCCGCAGGGATGGGCTGCTCAGCGTGGCCGAAGCCTACCGCCTGATCCATTCGCCGGAGACGGCGAAGGACTGGCAGCGGGCGCAGGAGCGCTTCAGATACCAGGAAGCACTGGTTCTGCAGACAGCCTTGGCCAGGCGGCGGGCCCAGCTCGCAGCGGAGGAAGCCACTGCCCGCCGTCCCCGCCCGGACGGATTGCTCAGCAGCTTCGACCGGAACCTGCCGTTCACCCTCACTGCCGGCCAGTCCGCCGTCGGGAAGACGCTCGCTGAAGAACTGGCCCGGGATACACCCATGAACCGGCTGTTGCAGGGGGAAGTAGGGTCTGGAAAGACCATTGTTGCCCTCCGGGCCATGTTGCAGGTTGTCGATGCCGGAGGCCAGGCCGCTTTGCTGGCACCAACCGAAGTTCTGGCCGCCCAGCATTTCCACTCGATCCGCAGGACCTTGGGGGTTTTGGCACGGGACGATGTCTTTGGCGGGGCAGGAATGCTCGGCGGGGACGCCGGGCCGGACTCGGTCCAGGTGACGTTGCTGACAGGCTCCATGCCGACGGCGGTCCGCAGGCAGGCCATGTTGGACGCTGCCTCGGGAAATGCCGGGATCGTCATTGGCACCCATGCCTTGCTTAGTGACAAGACCAGCTTCCAGGACCTTGGCCTGATTGTGGTCGATGAGCAGCACCGTTTCGGCGTGGAACAGCGGGACGCCCTCCGGGCCAAGGCCCAGCGCCCGCCGCATCTGCTGGTCATGACGGCAACCCCTATTCCCCGGACCGTGGCCATGACGGTTTTCGGAGACCTTGAAACTTCGATCCTGGATGAGCTTCCTGCCGGTCGCGCTCCCATCTCCACGCATGTGGTGGGGCTCGCGGAGAACCCCGGCTGGGTGGACCGCATCTGGAAGCGGTCGCGTGAAGAAGTTGAGTCGGGCCATCAGGTGTATGTGGTGTGTCCCAAGATCGGAACGGACGACGACGGCGACTTCAGTCCCGGAGAAGCCGAACCAAGCGACTCTGACCTCTCGGACGAAGGATCCGCGCGCGAGCTCGCATCGGTGGCTGCCGTCGTCGAGAGCCTGCTGCAGGAGCCCTCGCTGTCCGGTGTCCCCGTGGCGCCGCTCCATGGCCGGCAGGACCCTCAGTTGAAGACCGAAACCATGGCGTCGTTCGCGGCCAACCAGGTCAAGGTGCTGGTTTCCACCACCGTCATCGAGGTGGGCGTGGACGTCCACAACGCCACGTTGATGGTGATTCTGGACGCGGACCGTTTCGGAATTTCGCAACTCCACCAGCTCCGCGGCCGTGTTGGCCGTGGCGGACTGCCAGGTACCTGCTTGTTGGTGACCACCTTGGAACCGGGCCACCCGAGTCGTCGACGACTTGAAGCAGTGGCATCCACCACCGATGGTTTTGAGCTTTCCCAGGAAGATTTGAAGCTGCGCCGTGAAGGCGACATCCTCGGGGCCTCGCAATCCGGCGGACGTTCCACACTGAAATTGCTTCGGGTCCTGGAGCATGAGGACATCATTGCCCGCGCCCGGACGGACGCCCAAGGCCTTGTTGCAGAGGATCCTGCCCTCCAGCACCAGCCTGGCCTCG
- a CDS encoding DAK2 domain-containing protein, translating into MKRWLGKAEVVLGNHSDRLNAINIFPVADGDTGTNLYLTVRAAVSALGGTAPDTTETGTTETGNDVGAVLSRAGQAAMEQARGNSGTLFAVFLCAAAEPLAGKSRLSAPLLATALNRAQIRAWSALSEPVAGTMLSVLEAASDAAQAVDASQNADDSNHALGLALDAVVEAAYQAVIRTEGELAQLQEARVVDAGGVGMLLILDCLRAAVLGEELQDELLDGLHGYKLQDPHIHERMPADDGVEVMCTINLSPLNAAILRQRLDEMGDSVIMSQVGGARSQDDDDEESTVEASYRWRVHVHVPDPEPAVALIRSLGEPTDIAVSQLALPGTGGHRPAEAESGDPQESGITGQSRHDY; encoded by the coding sequence ATGAAACGCTGGCTCGGCAAGGCGGAGGTGGTCCTCGGCAACCACAGCGATCGCCTCAACGCGATCAACATCTTTCCTGTAGCCGACGGCGATACCGGCACCAATCTCTATCTCACAGTCCGTGCCGCGGTTTCCGCCTTGGGCGGCACCGCCCCGGACACCACGGAAACGGGTACAACGGAAACGGGCAACGACGTCGGCGCGGTCCTCTCACGTGCAGGCCAAGCTGCCATGGAGCAGGCCCGGGGCAATTCGGGCACGCTGTTCGCGGTCTTCCTCTGTGCTGCTGCCGAGCCACTGGCCGGTAAATCCCGGCTCAGTGCGCCCTTGCTGGCAACAGCCCTGAACCGGGCCCAGATCCGCGCCTGGTCAGCGCTTAGTGAGCCTGTAGCCGGAACGATGCTCTCGGTCCTGGAAGCGGCATCGGACGCCGCGCAGGCCGTGGACGCCTCGCAGAACGCAGACGACAGCAATCACGCCCTTGGCCTTGCACTCGATGCCGTTGTGGAAGCTGCCTACCAGGCCGTCATCCGTACTGAGGGCGAGCTCGCCCAGCTCCAGGAAGCCCGCGTGGTGGATGCCGGTGGCGTTGGCATGCTGCTGATCCTCGATTGCCTGCGGGCGGCGGTTCTGGGCGAAGAACTCCAGGACGAACTCCTGGACGGTCTTCACGGGTATAAGCTGCAGGACCCGCACATCCACGAGCGTATGCCGGCCGATGATGGTGTGGAGGTCATGTGCACCATCAACCTGTCCCCTTTGAACGCAGCCATCCTGAGGCAGCGTCTTGATGAGATGGGTGATTCGGTCATCATGAGCCAAGTGGGCGGCGCACGGAGCCAGGATGATGATGACGAGGAATCCACGGTTGAAGCCAGCTACCGGTGGAGGGTCCACGTTCACGTTCCGGACCCCGAGCCGGCAGTAGCGCTGATTCGATCCCTGGGGGAGCCCACGGACATCGCTGTCAGCCAACTGGCCCTGCCCGGCACCGGCGGCCACAGGCCAGCCGAAGCTGAGTCCGGTGACCCGCAGGAGTCCGGCATTACAGGCCAGTCACGGCATGATTACTGA